Genomic DNA from Patescibacteria group bacterium:
TTACGCTAAAGCTCTTTTAGCCTTAGCCGGATTGAGTTATATTCAGCCGTTTGAAGATGGCAATAAAAGAACGGCTAGAATGATGGCCAATGCTCTTCTTGTTTCTCATTCTCTCGCCCCCCTCTCCTACCGCAGTGTTGACGAAGAAGAATACAAATCGGCCGTTTTGGCATTTTATGAATTAAATTCAATCTTGCCGATGAAAAAAATATTTATTGAACAATACGAATTTGCAGCGGAAAACTACGCGGTAAAGACAGTATGATAGACGCCTTGTAAAAATAGATAAAAGATAATATCTTATATATATGCACTGCCTAATATTATGCGGCGGGTCCGGTACCCGGCTCTGGCCGCTTTCAAGAAAAAATTACCCTAAACAGTTTTTAAAACTCTTGGGCGACCATTCCCTGCTTCAGCAGACATATTTAAGGATGAAAAAATTCATTCCGGTTAGGAATATTTATCTTATTACCAACCAGGAAAACCTGTTTAACGCCTTGAACCAGATAAAAGAAATTGATAAAAACTTTAGAGACGACCAGCTGATTATCGAGCCGGCGAGTTTAGATACGGCTCCGGCTATCGTTTTAGCCGTAAAATATTTAAAAGAAGTAAAACGTATAAATAAAGACGAGCCAATTATCGAAGTTCACTCCGACCATTATATCAAAAACGAAAATAAGTTCACCCAGGTAGCTAAGAATGCCTTGAAAAAACTTGGCGACAATCTCGGCGCGATCGGCATCGCGCCGGTAAAAATTGAAACTGGATACGGATATATCAAAAAAGGAAAAAAAATTGGCAGCTACTACCGGGTTGAAAAATTTGTTGAAAAACCTGATTACGAAACCGCCAAAGCCTACCTTGCCTCAAAAAAATATCTCTGGAACGGCGGCATGTATCTCTTTACCCCAAAAACTCTCGAGCGGGAGTTAAGGCTCCACGCGCCGCAAATTTATTCTCTTTACGAGAAAAGCTACAATGAATTTTTATCCGGTTTTCCCAAGCTAAAACCGATTTCATTCGACCTGGCGGTTTCGGAAAAGTCAAAGCAGATGATTGTTTTTGAAGGAGATTTTGGCTGGACTGATATCGGTTCGTTCGACGCTTTAATCGAAGCCGGCGCCCCGGCCCACCAGCGCCACGTCGGCATTGATTCAAAAAATATCTACGCCCAAAGCGCCGGCAACAAGCTCATTGCCACTATCGGCGTTAACGATTTGATTATTATTGAAAACGACGACAGCATATTAATACAAAGAAAAGGCAAGAGCCAGGACGTAAAAAAAGTGGTCCAGCATCTTAAGGATAAAGGCTTTAAGGAATTGGAGCACAATCTATTGGTCCACCGGCCCTGGGGCAAATACGAAGTGTTAATTGATAAGCCTAAGCATAAAGTCAAAAAAATTACGGTTAATCCCGGCGCTTATTTAAGCCTCCAGTCCCATGAACACCGGGCCGAACACTGGGTAGTAATTAAAGGGACGGCTGAAGTGGTAAACGGGGAAAATAAAATCCGCTTAAAAGAAAACGAAAGCACCTATATTCCTCTAAAAACTAAGCACCGGCTCGGCAATCCGGGAAAGGGCCCCTTAGAGATGATTGAAGTCCAAACCGGCGATTATTTAGAAGAGGATGACATTAAGCGGTATGACGATATCTACAAAAGAAAATAATAACATTAGGCCGCGCGGAATATAAAAATCCGCCCCGCATTCTGCGGGGCGGATTTTTATATTGAGAAAATTGCGGCTAATGGAATTATCGCCCTAGCCTTTACTCCCCGGGACAATCGGATCAAAATTATCATCTTTTCCGTAAGCTTTGGGGCCATAATCTTTGCAGTAATTTTCTATGTGCTTTTTGAAATAAGGCAGGTTATTTTCCTGTACCAGGCCGGTGATATAATAACCCAGGCTCGTAATAAATCCGGTATCGGCCCAAGCCGGGATTTTAATGTCCCATCTTTTATCCGGCTGGCCGAAAAATTTATTTTTTACTCCCAGCCCGATAACCAGCTCTTTATCGGAACGGACGACAAATTTAGCGTGCCGCGCCTTGCCTTCGGTATAGGCCCTTACCATCGAATGCGGCCCGAATAATTCATCGTCTTTGGTTTTTAGCATCTGGGCGATATACTCGTACTTATCCGGCAGGATGAAAGAATAATATTTGCTTTTTTTGATATGGCCGGAAATTTTCAATTTTTTTAGAAAATCTTTTATTTTTTTCGGATTTTCCCCGGTCACCGAAATCACCATCCCGAAGTAGGTGGAAAAATTATAAGTATAGGGTTCGGCGATTTTTTTGTAAACAATAACCTGATCGGCGATTCGCGCTCCAGCCGATTCGGGCGAGCAAGTTAAAAGCGTGGTTTTTAAATTATTCCTTTTAGCGTAGTCAATTTCCCAAATCGCGTCTTTTTCCCCGGAAGCCGAAATTATTACCGCATCGTTTATTAAGCCTTGTTTTATTATTTCGGAGTAAGAATCGATCAGAGATTTAAAATTGCTTTCATTGGCATGGATGGCCGACCGCCCGGCAAATAGATTATGGCCGGTAAAATAAGCGCCTTCTGACCCGACCACAAACGGCATTTTAAATTGGTTTAAATCCAGCTTAGCCGGCCTATTCTTAGAAAAAAACTCTAAACCCTTTAAAACATCCTGGTTTAAATTTATAATTTCCATAAAAGTTTTGGTTATTAATCTTACCTAATTATACTAACATATTGCCGCTAAGTAAACATTGATTTTGGCGCCCAAACATGTTAATTTTATAGTAGGCTTGAATATAAAAAATAATTGATAATTGATTATGTCAGGACATTCCAAATGGGCGACAACCAGAAGGCAAAAAGCCGTGGTAGACGCGAAAAAAGGGGCGATTTTCACCAAGATGGGCAACTTGATAACCATAGCCGCGCGGGAAAAAGGCGGCGATCCGTCCGTCAATTTTATGCTGCGCATGGCTATTGATAAGGCTAAGGCCGCCAATATGCCCAAAGACAATATCGATCGGGCGATTTTGCGCGGCACCGGAGAGTTAGGGGGCGCGGACATTTCCGAAATATACTACGAAGGCTTTGGACCGGCTAATTCCCAGTTTATCGTAAAGTCCCTAACCGACAATAAAAACCGCTCGGCCTCCACTATCCGCCATATTTTCACTAAATACGGCGGAAGCCTGGGAAACGTTTCCTGGAATTTTTCCCAGAAAGGCGTTATCCGGGTGGCGGGAGAAGAATTCAAGGGTAAGGGCATAAATCTGGAAGATCTTGAATTGGAGCTGATTGACGCGGGGATTGACGATTTAATTAAAGAAGAGGAAGGCGCGACGATTTATACTCCCCTGGAAGCCTTGCAAAAAGTTAAGGAGTTTTTGGAAGCCAAGGGATTAAAAGCCGAATCGGCTCAAATCGAGTATGTCCCTAAGGAAGAAAATAATGTTTCCGGCGAGGACAAGGAAAAGGTAGAAAAATTTATTTTTGAGCTGGAAGATAACGAAGACGTATCCGATTATTTTTCCAACGTTAATATCTAGTAATTTATGGCTTGGCTTTTTTATGCTTTATACGCGGTCGTCGCTTTTGATATTGTTTTTATAGCGTTCGCTTTTTTCACGATAGTAACCCTCGTTTTTACCCGCGTGCCTTTTGTCCGGACGCCAAGAAAAAACGCCAAAATCGCTTTAAATGAACTGAACCTAGCGGCCGGTTCAAAAATTTACGATCTGGGCTGTGGCGATGGAAATGTGCTATTTTTAGCCGAAAAAATGGGCTACAAGGCTACCGGCTATGAACTTTCTCCATATCCTTACCTAAAAGCGAGAATAAATAAATTCATTACCGGCAGCCGGGTTAATATAATCCGGTCCAATTTTTTCCGGGCCGATTTAAGCCAGGCTGATTGCGTTTTTTTATTCCTGATTGATTCGATAATGGAAAAGGTCGGAAAAAAATTAAAAGCCAATTTGCGCCCCGGAACGCCGGTTGTTTCTTACGGATTCAAAATCCACGGCTGGCAGCCTGTAAAGATTTTAGACACCCAGCCAAGCAAAGTTTACATATACAAATCATGAAGCCCCATGCGTCGATAATTTTAGGCATTGACCCCGGAATCGCCGACACCGGCTACGGGGTGGTTTGCCGTTCCGAACGGAATCAACTTTCCTGCCTCCTCTATGGCTCGATTAAAACAAGTGCTAAAATAGAGGTAGGCGAACGGCTGGATATTATTTACCGCGAACTCACAAAAATAATAAAAAAATTCCGGCCGGAATTGATTGCCGTCGAAAAACTTTTTTTTTGCAATAACGCAAAAACCGCAATGATAGTCGGCCAAGCCCGCGGAGTAATTATACTGGCCGCCCATCAGCAAAAAATTCCGGTATCCGAACTTACTCCCCTCCAAATCAAGCAGGCTGTTTCCTCTTACGGAGCGGCGAGCAAATTACAGGTGCAAAGGATGGTTAAGCTCATTCTTTCCCTAAAAGAAATTCCTAAGCCCGACGATGCCGCCGATGCCCTAGCCGCCGCCATCTGCGCCGCCAATTCCATTAAATATGCAGCTAAAACTTTCTAAACTATTGTCCGTTTCAGTATCAGGCATATTCGGATTCTTGTTATTATTGACAATTTTATTTCCCTCTCCCGCCAAAGCCGAAGTCTATTATTGCTGTTGCGGAACTTCCCTTCTCGGCTATTCTGATAAGGACGGCAACTGCTATGATTATACCTGTTCGGGAAAAATGATCACTACCAGTTCTAGCGCTACCTGCGGATCGGGTTCGGACGACAATTCGGGAAGCGCGAAATTTAATCCCCAAATCACTATTCCTGGGAGCGATTTCAAGCAAGGCTCTTCATATACCATAAATAATAATACCGCCGCCATTGCCCAATATATTAAAGCTATCTACAAATATTTAATCGGCATTGTCGGCATGGTTGCCGCGATAATGCTTATGGTCGGCGGAATCGTCTGGCTTACCGCCGGCGGTTCGCCGGAACGGGTAAAGCAAGCCCAGGAATATATAAAAGCCAGCCTGACCGGATTAGTCCTCGCTTTAGGGTCGTTTATGATTTTAGGGTTAATTAATCCGGCGCTCGTTAATTTTAGGATATCTAGCATTAAAACTTTGAAAAATGACACGAGTTCATCAACGTCTAGTAGTACAACTTGCTGCAGTTGTGTCAATGCGTCTTGGAATGCAATGGGGTGCTCTGAAGGGTTAAAGGACCAAACTGCTTGCAACGGCTATTGCACTGGTTTCACCTATAAAAATTTTTCAACTGGCGCAAAATGCTCTAGCGATAATACCTGCACCTCGCAATAATACCGAGCCTGGATTGCTTTATATGGATTAAAGGCTAATAAAATGTCTATTACTAAAGCCAAAAAAAACTTTCTATCTTTATACTTAATGGCAATTTTCTTTAGCCTTCTCTTTTTAAACCCTTCCTTCGCTTACGCGGACGACTCGACCCCGACCTGGAAAGTTCCTAAGCTTCAGATTTCAATCCCAACGGTAAATTTAGCTACAAAAATTGACTGTTCCGGAACTGATACGGGAGGGAATAAAATATGCAAAGTCCCCTGGATCGGGCAATACCTGGCCGGGGTTTATAAATATGGGATTGGCGTTGTCGGCATGGTCGCGGCTATCATGCTTATGGCCGGAGGAATCGTCTGGCTTACCGCCGGAGGAAACGCCACCCAAGTAAGTAAAGCCCAGGACTACATAAAAGGAAGCTTGTTCGGTTTAGTTCTCGCCCTCATGTCCTATACAATTTTATATACCGTCAATCCCAACCTTGTTTCTTTCAAGCCTTTATATGTAAAGGTGGTAAAGACTTCGGGTTATTCGACGTCTGGTTCGTGTGGTTGGGCCGGTACTTGCGATGAAAATTATGGATATAGTCTAGGAACCGAGGGGACAGATTGCGCGACGAAAAAAACGGATGCATCCTCATATTATTCTTCAGGGGACACG
This window encodes:
- a CDS encoding mannose-1-phosphate guanylyltransferase/mannose-6-phosphate isomerase translates to MHCLILCGGSGTRLWPLSRKNYPKQFLKLLGDHSLLQQTYLRMKKFIPVRNIYLITNQENLFNALNQIKEIDKNFRDDQLIIEPASLDTAPAIVLAVKYLKEVKRINKDEPIIEVHSDHYIKNENKFTQVAKNALKKLGDNLGAIGIAPVKIETGYGYIKKGKKIGSYYRVEKFVEKPDYETAKAYLASKKYLWNGGMYLFTPKTLERELRLHAPQIYSLYEKSYNEFLSGFPKLKPISFDLAVSEKSKQMIVFEGDFGWTDIGSFDALIEAGAPAHQRHVGIDSKNIYAQSAGNKLIATIGVNDLIIIENDDSILIQRKGKSQDVKKVVQHLKDKGFKELEHNLLVHRPWGKYEVLIDKPKHKVKKITVNPGAYLSLQSHEHRAEHWVVIKGTAEVVNGENKIRLKENESTYIPLKTKHRLGNPGKGPLEMIEVQTGDYLEEDDIKRYDDIYKRK
- a CDS encoding YebC/PmpR family DNA-binding transcriptional regulator, yielding MSGHSKWATTRRQKAVVDAKKGAIFTKMGNLITIAAREKGGDPSVNFMLRMAIDKAKAANMPKDNIDRAILRGTGELGGADISEIYYEGFGPANSQFIVKSLTDNKNRSASTIRHIFTKYGGSLGNVSWNFSQKGVIRVAGEEFKGKGINLEDLELELIDAGIDDLIKEEEGATIYTPLEALQKVKEFLEAKGLKAESAQIEYVPKEENNVSGEDKEKVEKFIFELEDNEDVSDYFSNVNI
- the ruvC gene encoding crossover junction endodeoxyribonuclease RuvC, whose translation is MKPHASIILGIDPGIADTGYGVVCRSERNQLSCLLYGSIKTSAKIEVGERLDIIYRELTKIIKKFRPELIAVEKLFFCNNAKTAMIVGQARGVIILAAHQQKIPVSELTPLQIKQAVSSYGAASKLQVQRMVKLILSLKEIPKPDDAADALAAAICAANSIKYAAKTF
- a CDS encoding pilin, whose protein sequence is MQLKLSKLLSVSVSGIFGFLLLLTILFPSPAKAEVYYCCCGTSLLGYSDKDGNCYDYTCSGKMITTSSSATCGSGSDDNSGSAKFNPQITIPGSDFKQGSSYTINNNTAAIAQYIKAIYKYLIGIVGMVAAIMLMVGGIVWLTAGGSPERVKQAQEYIKASLTGLVLALGSFMILGLINPALVNFRISSIKTLKNDTSSSTSSSTTCCSCVNASWNAMGCSEGLKDQTACNGYCTGFTYKNFSTGAKCSSDNTCTSQ
- a CDS encoding pilin, which translates into the protein MSITKAKKNFLSLYLMAIFFSLLFLNPSFAYADDSTPTWKVPKLQISIPTVNLATKIDCSGTDTGGNKICKVPWIGQYLAGVYKYGIGVVGMVAAIMLMAGGIVWLTAGGNATQVSKAQDYIKGSLFGLVLALMSYTILYTVNPNLVSFKPLYVKVVKTSGYSTSGSCGWAGTCDENYGYSLGTEGTDCATKKTDASSYYSSGDTICCCTTSASTGCDWSSSETCNDNTQEKMSDSNRTKCGTNTSKGKACCCNWSSTPSTYKSGAKFSDSYAREYLAGKGITVPDSVSLENVNQKVLDDLVELYKDCAKENSSCTVKVMSVTGGTHALCSNQNSYTCHSGGDKADLYFNDKLDKKIESYGQCSNNRSDGAEMYQATNGACYAKESGHWDMTWKGCSVWGGKGC